In one Sphingobium sp. MI1205 genomic region, the following are encoded:
- a CDS encoding gamma carbonic anhydrase family protein — protein sequence MPDHPHAAHSDHPGATILPFAGKTPIIHPSAFIAPGCRIIGNVEIGPDASIWYNCVVRGDVNAIRIGARTNIQDGSVIHCDGPDASRPEGWPTIIGDDVLIGHMAMIHGCELKDRAFVGLGAVVMNGCIVESDAMLAAGALLSPGKTILHRQLWAGRPAKYMRDLTDEALIDMREGVDRYVHNAKAHKGALKGAVTP from the coding sequence ATGCCTGATCACCCGCACGCCGCTCATTCCGACCATCCCGGCGCGACCATCCTGCCCTTTGCCGGCAAGACGCCGATCATCCACCCCAGCGCCTTTATCGCGCCGGGCTGCCGCATCATCGGCAATGTGGAAATCGGGCCGGACGCCAGCATCTGGTATAATTGCGTGGTTCGCGGCGACGTGAATGCGATCCGTATCGGCGCGCGGACGAACATCCAGGACGGCAGCGTCATCCACTGCGATGGCCCGGATGCCAGCCGCCCGGAAGGCTGGCCCACCATCATCGGCGATGATGTGCTGATCGGTCACATGGCCATGATTCACGGTTGCGAATTGAAGGACCGCGCCTTTGTCGGTCTGGGCGCTGTCGTCATGAATGGCTGCATCGTCGAAAGCGACGCAATGCTGGCGGCGGGGGCATTGCTGTCGCCTGGAAAGACGATCCTCCACCGCCAGCTTTGGGCGGGCCGCCCGGCCAAATATATGCGTGACCTGACCGACGAAGCGCTCATCGACATGCGCGAGGGCGTGGACCGCTATGTCCATAACGCAAAAGCACACAAGGGCGCGTTGAAGGGGGCTGTTACACCCTAG
- the hemB gene encoding porphobilinogen synthase, with translation MSYAPYPALRLRRTRAAAWSRAMHAEIRLHPSDLIWPLFVTEGQEVEEPIASLPGVSRWSVDGIVARAKEARDAGIPCLALFPNTQPDRRSDDGAEALNPDNLMCRAIRAIKDAVPEIGVLTDVALDPYTAHGQDGLLDEAGYVLNDATIDVLIGQSLNQAAAGADIIAPSDMMDGRVGAIREALEEEGHANVQIMAYAAKYASAFYGPFRDAVGSSGLLKGDKKSYQMDPANSEEALREVALDLAEGADSVMVKPGLPYLDIIARVKDRFEVPVFAYQVSGEYAMIEAAAAAGAGDRDALVLETLLAFKRAGCSGVLTYHALHAARLLGA, from the coding sequence ATGAGCTATGCCCCCTATCCGGCGCTCCGCCTGCGCCGCACCCGCGCCGCTGCCTGGAGCCGCGCCATGCACGCCGAAATCCGCCTTCATCCCAGCGACCTGATCTGGCCGCTCTTCGTCACCGAAGGGCAGGAGGTGGAAGAGCCGATCGCTTCATTGCCCGGCGTGTCGCGCTGGTCCGTGGACGGGATAGTGGCCCGCGCGAAAGAAGCCCGTGACGCAGGCATTCCCTGCCTTGCGCTGTTCCCCAATACGCAGCCGGACCGGCGCAGCGATGACGGAGCCGAGGCGCTAAACCCCGACAATCTCATGTGCCGCGCCATCCGCGCGATCAAGGATGCGGTGCCGGAAATCGGCGTACTGACCGATGTGGCGCTCGACCCCTATACCGCCCATGGTCAGGACGGGCTGCTCGATGAAGCGGGCTATGTCCTCAACGACGCGACCATCGACGTGCTCATCGGCCAATCGCTCAATCAGGCGGCGGCTGGCGCGGACATCATCGCGCCCAGCGACATGATGGACGGCCGCGTCGGCGCGATCCGCGAGGCGCTGGAGGAAGAAGGCCATGCCAATGTGCAGATCATGGCCTATGCCGCCAAATATGCGAGCGCCTTCTACGGCCCGTTCCGCGACGCGGTCGGCTCCAGCGGCCTGCTGAAGGGCGACAAGAAAAGCTATCAGATGGACCCGGCGAACAGTGAGGAGGCGCTACGGGAAGTGGCGCTTGACCTGGCCGAAGGCGCGGACAGCGTCATGGTGAAGCCGGGCCTGCCCTATCTCGACATCATCGCGCGCGTGAAGGACCGGTTCGAAGTGCCCGTATTCGCCTATCAGGTGTCGGGAGAATATGCGATGATTGAGGCCGCTGCCGCTGCGGGTGCAGGGGATCGCGACGCTCTGGTGCTGGAAACGCTGCTGGCGTTCAAGCGCGCCGGATGCTCGGGCGTCCTGACCTATCATGCGCTGCACGCCGCGCGGCTTCTGGGAGCCTGA
- a CDS encoding 2'-5' RNA ligase family protein — protein MPLADPSGAGAPIILTALMGAEDFAWADALRRAHFPPERNRVPAHVTLFHHLPPSLLPELSARMKQLCAASPPLAMIDGVRMLGRGVAFDLRSDGLLVIWDELAHAFTGLLTPQDQARPRFHITVQNKVEPAIARTLAEQLKADFRPRQLRIAGLAAWHYREDGSWDLAKKTSFRSARIRT, from the coding sequence ATGCCGCTGGCTGATCCGTCCGGGGCAGGGGCGCCAATCATCCTGACGGCGCTCATGGGCGCGGAGGATTTTGCCTGGGCGGACGCATTGCGGCGGGCGCATTTTCCGCCCGAACGCAATCGCGTGCCCGCGCATGTTACGCTGTTCCATCATCTGCCGCCCTCGCTGCTGCCGGAACTGTCCGCGCGCATGAAGCAGCTTTGCGCGGCGTCGCCGCCCCTTGCGATGATCGATGGCGTCCGCATGCTGGGCCGTGGCGTTGCGTTCGACCTGCGCAGTGACGGATTGCTGGTGATATGGGATGAACTGGCCCACGCCTTCACCGGCCTGTTGACCCCGCAGGATCAGGCGCGTCCCCGTTTCCATATCACAGTGCAGAACAAGGTGGAGCCCGCTATCGCCCGCACCTTGGCGGAGCAGCTTAAGGCGGACTTTCGCCCCCGCCAGCTCAGGATCGCGGGCCTCGCCGCCTGGCATTATCGCGAGGACGGCAGTTGGGATCTGGCGAAGAAGACCAGCTTCCGGTCGGCGCGCATCCGCACCTAA
- a CDS encoding peroxiredoxin, with amino-acid sequence MLGRSVPDVTLKTRVRDESVGGPNPFRWEDVQTGDLFKGKRVVVFSLPGAFTPTCSTEQCPAFERFYDDFKALGVDEVYCVSVNDAFVMYQWGKHLGVRNVKLLPDGSGDFTRRMGMLVKKDHLGFGDRSWRYAMVVDDGRVVAWFEEPGINDIGEDDDPYGETRPEPVLEWLKEHAAG; translated from the coding sequence ATGCTGGGACGTTCCGTGCCTGATGTGACGCTGAAAACCCGCGTGCGCGACGAAAGCGTCGGAGGGCCCAATCCCTTCCGCTGGGAAGATGTCCAGACCGGCGATCTGTTCAAGGGCAAGCGCGTGGTCGTCTTTTCGCTGCCGGGCGCTTTCACCCCGACCTGCTCGACCGAGCAATGCCCCGCCTTTGAACGTTTCTACGACGATTTCAAGGCACTCGGCGTCGATGAAGTCTATTGCGTTTCGGTCAACGATGCTTTCGTCATGTACCAGTGGGGCAAGCATCTGGGCGTCAGGAATGTGAAGTTGCTGCCCGATGGGTCGGGCGATTTTACCCGCCGCATGGGCATGCTGGTGAAGAAGGATCATCTTGGCTTTGGCGACCGCAGTTGGCGTTATGCCATGGTCGTCGATGATGGCCGGGTCGTCGCCTGGTTCGAGGAGCCGGGCATCAACGACATTGGCGAAGATGACGACCCCTATGGCGAAACCCGGCCGGAACCGGTGCTGGAGTGGTTGAAGGAGCATGCCGCTGGCTGA
- the mltG gene encoding endolytic transglycosylase MltG, whose amino-acid sequence MRRFGLAILAIGLAVAAFVAFRFVYGWSEAGPAPRDITVLVPEGATVADTAVLLKQAGVVRSADAFLTRTKVFGRGKSIKAGEFLIPKGASNSEIFSILQSGKTLARLVTIPEGMPSILVHERLMANDQLTGEVAIPAEGSVLPDSYAFDKGESRAAVLKRMQDAMTRTLAKLWAERAPNTAAKSPEQAIILASIVEKETGVPSERPMVAGVYGNRLKTGMMLQADPTIIYPITKGKPLGRRIKKSEIAAVNDYNTYAMTGLPKGPIANPGRLSILAVLHPAETKALYFVADGKGGHIFADTLDQHNQNVRKWFEIRRARGEL is encoded by the coding sequence ATGCGGCGGTTCGGGCTTGCCATCCTCGCGATCGGCCTGGCCGTCGCCGCTTTCGTGGCGTTCCGTTTCGTCTATGGCTGGTCGGAAGCTGGCCCCGCGCCGCGTGATATCACCGTCCTCGTGCCCGAAGGCGCGACCGTCGCTGACACGGCGGTGCTGCTGAAGCAGGCGGGCGTCGTGCGGTCGGCAGACGCCTTCCTGACACGCACCAAGGTTTTCGGGCGCGGCAAGTCGATCAAGGCGGGCGAGTTCCTGATCCCCAAGGGCGCCAGCAATTCCGAGATTTTCTCGATTCTTCAGAGTGGCAAGACGCTGGCCCGGCTCGTGACGATCCCGGAAGGCATGCCGTCCATCCTCGTCCATGAACGGTTGATGGCGAACGACCAGCTGACAGGCGAGGTCGCCATTCCGGCAGAGGGCAGCGTCCTCCCCGACAGCTATGCTTTTGACAAGGGCGAAAGCCGCGCCGCCGTGCTGAAACGGATGCAGGACGCCATGACGCGCACGCTCGCCAAGCTATGGGCCGAACGCGCCCCCAACACGGCGGCCAAGTCGCCTGAGCAAGCGATCATCCTCGCCAGCATCGTGGAAAAGGAAACCGGCGTGCCATCCGAAAGGCCGATGGTCGCGGGCGTTTATGGCAATCGCCTGAAAACCGGCATGATGCTTCAGGCGGACCCGACGATCATCTACCCCATCACCAAGGGCAAGCCGCTCGGCCGCCGCATCAAGAAATCAGAGATCGCGGCGGTCAACGACTATAACACCTATGCCATGACCGGCCTGCCCAAGGGACCGATCGCCAATCCCGGCCGCCTGTCGATCCTGGCGGTCCTGCATCCCGCCGAGACAAAGGCGCTCTATTTCGTCGCGGACGGAAAGGGCGGCCACATTTTCGCCGACACGCTGGACCAGCATAACCAGAATGTCCGCAAATGGTTCGAAATCCGCCGCGCGCGGGGGGAGCTTTGA
- the fabF gene encoding beta-ketoacyl-ACP synthase II — translation MRRVVVTGLGMVSPLGGDVETTWKNILASRSGAATIARFDASEYKCRIACEVKPADHEYGYDPSYDVDHKIQRQVDPFIVYGISAASQALRDAGLDNMSEEERLRAGCSIGSGIGGLPGIESESLVLANKGPSRVSPHFVHGRLINLISGQVSIKYGLMGPNHAVVTACSTGAHSIGDAARMIAMDDADVMLAGGAESAICPIGIAGFAQARALSTAFNDTPEKASRPYDVNRDGFVMGEGAGVVVLEEYEHAKKRGARIYAEVIGYGLSGDAYHVTAPHPEGSGGYRSMEMALRKSGLSLADIDYVNAHGTSTPLGDELELGAVKRLFGDNIATMSMSSTKSAIGHLLGGAGAVESIFCILAMRDQIVPPTLNLDEPSESCAGVDLVPHVAKERKVRAVLNNSFGFGGTNASLIMKAI, via the coding sequence ATGCGTCGCGTCGTCGTAACCGGCCTTGGCATGGTGAGCCCCTTGGGCGGAGATGTTGAAACCACCTGGAAGAACATCCTCGCGTCCAGATCCGGCGCGGCCACGATCGCGCGCTTCGACGCCAGCGAATATAAGTGCCGCATCGCCTGCGAAGTGAAGCCCGCAGACCATGAATATGGCTATGATCCCTCGTACGACGTCGATCACAAGATTCAGCGGCAGGTCGATCCCTTCATCGTCTATGGCATCTCCGCCGCCAGCCAGGCGCTGCGCGACGCGGGCCTGGACAATATGTCGGAGGAAGAACGGCTGCGCGCAGGCTGCTCCATCGGTTCGGGCATCGGCGGTCTGCCGGGCATCGAAAGCGAATCGCTGGTCCTGGCGAACAAGGGCCCCAGCCGCGTGTCGCCGCACTTCGTGCATGGCCGCCTCATCAACCTGATTTCCGGCCAGGTCTCGATTAAATATGGCCTGATGGGTCCGAACCATGCGGTCGTCACCGCATGTTCGACCGGCGCCCACTCGATCGGCGACGCCGCGCGCATGATCGCCATGGATGACGCCGACGTCATGCTGGCGGGCGGCGCGGAAAGCGCGATCTGTCCGATTGGCATCGCCGGTTTCGCGCAAGCGCGCGCCTTGTCCACCGCCTTCAACGACACGCCGGAAAAGGCGTCGCGCCCCTACGACGTCAACCGCGACGGCTTCGTCATGGGCGAAGGGGCGGGCGTGGTCGTGCTCGAAGAATATGAGCATGCCAAGAAGCGCGGCGCGCGTATTTATGCCGAGGTCATCGGCTACGGCCTGTCTGGCGATGCCTATCATGTCACGGCCCCTCATCCGGAGGGCAGCGGCGGATACCGCTCGATGGAAATGGCGCTCAGGAAGTCCGGCCTCAGCCTTGCGGATATCGACTACGTCAACGCGCACGGCACTTCCACCCCGCTCGGCGACGAATTGGAACTGGGCGCGGTGAAGCGCCTGTTCGGCGACAATATCGCGACCATGTCGATGAGCAGCACCAAGTCCGCCATCGGTCATCTTCTGGGCGGCGCGGGCGCGGTGGAGAGCATTTTCTGCATCCTCGCGATGCGCGACCAGATCGTTCCGCCGACGCTGAACCTTGATGAACCCAGCGAAAGCTGCGCGGGCGTCGATCTGGTCCCCCATGTCGCCAAGGAGCGCAAGGTGCGCGCGGTGCTCAACAACAGCTTCGGCTTTGGCGGCACCAACGCGTCGCTTATCATGAAGGCGATCTGA
- a CDS encoding acyl carrier protein has product MSETADRVKKIVVEHLGVEAEKVTEDASFIDDLGADSLDIVELVMAFEEEFGVEIPDDAAEKIATVKDAIDYIDSKQ; this is encoded by the coding sequence ATGAGTGAGACCGCGGATCGCGTTAAGAAAATCGTCGTCGAACATCTGGGCGTCGAAGCCGAAAAGGTGACCGAGGATGCAAGCTTCATCGACGATCTGGGCGCAGACAGCCTGGACATCGTTGAGCTGGTGATGGCTTTCGAAGAAGAATTCGGCGTCGAGATCCCCGACGATGCGGCTGAGAAGATCGCCACCGTCAAGGACGCGATCGACTATATCGACAGCAAGCAGTAA
- the fabG gene encoding 3-oxoacyl-[acyl-carrier-protein] reductase, whose amino-acid sequence MFDLTGMTALVTGASGGIGSAIARALAAQGATLALSGSNEEKLKAFAAELGGDHKTLVCNLSDSASVDALVPQAVEALGGKIDILVNNAGITRDNLVMRMKDDEWSDVISVNLEAAFRLARAAAKPMMKARFGRIISITSIVGVTGNPGQSNYAASKAGIIGMSKSLAQELASRGITVNCVAPGFIRSAMTDALNDAQKGAILQKIPAGDLGNGQDIGAAVVYLASREAGYVTGQTLHVNGGMAMI is encoded by the coding sequence ATGTTCGATCTGACAGGCATGACCGCGCTGGTAACCGGCGCTTCCGGCGGCATCGGGTCCGCCATCGCCCGGGCGCTCGCCGCGCAGGGTGCGACGCTTGCGCTTTCGGGCAGCAATGAAGAGAAGCTGAAAGCCTTCGCGGCGGAATTGGGCGGCGATCACAAGACCCTGGTCTGCAATCTTTCCGATTCCGCTTCGGTCGATGCGCTGGTGCCGCAGGCGGTCGAGGCGCTGGGCGGCAAGATCGACATCCTTGTCAACAATGCCGGCATCACCCGCGATAATCTGGTGATGCGGATGAAGGATGATGAATGGTCGGACGTCATCTCCGTCAATCTGGAAGCCGCGTTCCGCCTCGCTCGCGCGGCCGCCAAGCCGATGATGAAGGCGCGCTTCGGCCGCATCATTTCAATCACCTCGATCGTCGGCGTCACCGGCAATCCGGGCCAGAGCAATTACGCAGCGTCGAAGGCGGGCATCATCGGCATGTCGAAGTCGCTGGCCCAGGAACTGGCCAGCCGCGGTATCACCGTGAACTGCGTCGCGCCCGGCTTCATTCGCTCCGCCATGACCGATGCGCTCAACGACGCGCAGAAGGGCGCGATCCTGCAAAAAATCCCCGCCGGGGATCTTGGCAATGGTCAGGATATCGGCGCTGCCGTCGTCTATCTCGCCAGCCGCGAAGCAGGCTATGTCACCGGCCAGACGCTGCATGTGAATGGCGGCATGGCGATGATCTGA
- the fabD gene encoding ACP S-malonyltransferase has translation MRAFLFPGQGSQSVGMGKALADASPAARELFQEVDDALSQHLFRIMVEGPESDLTLTENAQPAIMANALATLRVMQREGGFSLAEKGDFVAGHSLGEYSALCAAEAFDIGTTSRLLKLRGRAMQAAVPVGEGAMAALLGADIEKAQALADAAAEGEVCTVANDNDPTQVVISGHRGAIERAVALVKEHGIKRGVLLPVSAPFHCPLMQPAADAMEQALGKATINTPLLPVYANVLAAPIADPEDIKARLVEQVTGRVRWRESVAAMWEAGVTDFVELGGKVLGPMVKRIAPDATVRSVVTMDDIEAALSAF, from the coding sequence ATGAGGGCATTTCTTTTTCCGGGGCAGGGCAGTCAGTCGGTGGGCATGGGCAAGGCGCTGGCCGATGCAAGCCCCGCCGCGAGGGAGTTGTTTCAGGAGGTCGATGACGCCCTGTCGCAGCATTTGTTCCGCATCATGGTGGAAGGCCCGGAAAGCGACCTGACCCTCACCGAGAATGCGCAACCCGCGATCATGGCGAACGCCCTTGCTACGCTGCGCGTGATGCAGCGGGAGGGCGGCTTTTCGCTGGCGGAAAAGGGTGACTTCGTCGCCGGTCACAGCCTGGGCGAATATAGCGCACTCTGCGCCGCCGAAGCATTCGACATTGGCACGACGTCGCGGCTGTTGAAGCTGCGCGGGCGGGCAATGCAGGCGGCGGTGCCAGTGGGTGAAGGCGCGATGGCCGCCTTGCTGGGCGCAGACATCGAAAAAGCGCAGGCGCTGGCCGATGCGGCTGCCGAAGGCGAAGTGTGTACTGTCGCCAATGACAATGACCCGACGCAGGTCGTCATCTCCGGTCATCGCGGCGCGATCGAGCGCGCCGTGGCACTGGTGAAGGAACATGGCATCAAGCGCGGCGTCCTGCTGCCCGTATCCGCGCCTTTCCACTGCCCACTGATGCAGCCCGCCGCAGATGCGATGGAACAAGCACTGGGCAAGGCGACGATCAACACGCCGCTGCTCCCGGTCTACGCCAACGTGCTCGCCGCGCCGATCGCCGATCCCGAAGACATAAAGGCGCGCCTGGTCGAACAGGTGACCGGCCGCGTCCGCTGGCGTGAATCGGTCGCCGCGATGTGGGAAGCGGGCGTCACCGACTTCGTCGAACTGGGCGGCAAGGTGCTCGGCCCGATGGTAAAGCGCATCGCCCCCGACGCGACCGTGCGCAGCGTGGTGACGATGGACGACATCGAGGCGGCGTTGAGCGCCTTCTGA
- a CDS encoding efflux transporter outer membrane subunit, whose product MRYRIAWITGTALALSACASGPNYKAPPPATLGVPAAYSQGGNAPVDQAALATWWTRLNDPALSSLIDQTVASNLDIVQAQARLRQARESLRQANASFLPQVTGSGSGGRNYSNRGGGTRVVDGVVVSTGEGKWSSSYSLGANASWQIDLFSELSRSAEAARADLAASGYDLANVRMTIIAELVTNYVQARQAQEQLRIARETQAVQQDNFDIARWRLQAGLVSSLDEQQARAQLAQTNATIPQLEASRRGSLNRIAVLTGQAPGEATRTLETAAPIPTAASDIATGIPADTLRQRPDVRSAERALAAATARIGVAQAQLYPSLGISGNIGTNATAIKGLFDLITGSVFANVAQVIFDGGRLASQVRSQKAAADGAFAAYKQSVLLALEDVENAMASLTSARLRAAEFRTAFEASSNAAILARSQYQAGLIDFQTLSTSENTLLNARNSLAAAQADEVLAIAQLYNALGGGWQNMDTRPNEQ is encoded by the coding sequence GTGCGATATCGCATTGCCTGGATCACCGGGACCGCGCTGGCCCTGTCCGCCTGTGCCTCCGGCCCGAACTATAAGGCGCCGCCGCCTGCGACGCTCGGCGTGCCGGCCGCATACAGCCAGGGCGGCAATGCGCCGGTCGACCAGGCTGCGCTGGCGACATGGTGGACGCGCCTCAACGATCCGGCGCTCAGCAGCCTGATCGACCAGACAGTCGCCAGCAATCTGGACATAGTGCAGGCGCAGGCGCGGTTGCGGCAGGCGCGCGAATCCCTGCGGCAGGCGAATGCTTCCTTCCTGCCGCAAGTGACCGGATCGGGTTCAGGCGGCCGCAACTATTCGAATCGCGGCGGCGGCACGCGGGTCGTGGATGGCGTCGTCGTCTCCACCGGCGAGGGCAAGTGGAGCAGCAGCTATTCCTTGGGCGCCAACGCGAGTTGGCAGATCGACCTGTTCAGCGAACTGTCCCGTTCCGCCGAGGCCGCGCGGGCTGATCTCGCCGCGTCGGGATATGATCTTGCCAATGTGCGGATGACGATCATCGCCGAACTCGTCACCAACTATGTGCAGGCGCGGCAGGCGCAGGAGCAACTGCGCATCGCGCGGGAAACGCAGGCGGTGCAGCAGGACAATTTCGACATCGCCCGGTGGCGCTTGCAGGCGGGGCTGGTCTCCTCGCTCGACGAGCAGCAGGCGCGGGCGCAACTGGCCCAGACCAACGCGACCATCCCGCAGCTGGAGGCCAGCCGGCGCGGCAGCCTCAATCGCATCGCTGTACTCACCGGGCAGGCGCCGGGCGAGGCGACCCGCACGCTGGAAACAGCAGCGCCTATCCCCACCGCCGCCAGCGATATCGCCACCGGCATTCCCGCCGATACGCTGCGCCAGCGGCCCGATGTGCGCAGCGCCGAACGAGCGCTGGCCGCCGCCACAGCAAGGATCGGGGTGGCTCAGGCGCAACTTTATCCATCGCTGGGCATCAGCGGGAATATCGGCACTAACGCGACAGCAATCAAAGGTCTGTTCGACCTGATTACCGGCAGCGTGTTCGCCAATGTCGCGCAGGTCATTTTCGATGGCGGTCGGCTTGCCTCGCAGGTCAGGTCGCAAAAGGCGGCCGCCGATGGTGCCTTCGCCGCCTACAAGCAGAGCGTGCTTCTGGCGCTGGAGGATGTGGAAAACGCCATGGCATCGCTGACCAGCGCGCGCCTGCGGGCGGCGGAGTTCCGCACCGCCTTCGAAGCGTCGAGCAATGCCGCGATCCTGGCGCGCAGCCAGTATCAGGCGGGACTGATCGACTTTCAGACGCTTTCCACCAGCGAAAACACCCTGCTGAACGCGCGCAACAGCCTTGCCGCCGCGCAGGCCGACGAGGTCCTGGCCATCGCCCAGCTTTATAATGCGCTGGGCGGCGGCTGGCAGAATATGGACACCCGCCCGAATGAGCAATGA
- a CDS encoding efflux RND transporter periplasmic adaptor subunit, with protein sequence MSNDVSKDQDLDDFLGTPPEKPWRKWVIRGAIGVALLIAILLLARCFSGSDQPNFATREVRRGDLTVTVSATGNLKPINQVDVGSEQSGKITQVYVDVNDRVTKGQRLAELDTRRLVDTINQNRAQVSASQASVAQAQAQVALAKATLDRQLNVFRLSGGRVPAKTELDAARADYQSALGNLRAQQAQVDVARAQLSTAQTNLSIAQIVSPVTGVVLSRNIEPGQTVAASLNAPVLFTIAEDLTQMEVEVSVDEADVGQVKDGQEATFAVDAFPGRSFPARVTRVNVGSNASSSSLSSTSGSSTTASTTGTVVAYTAVLAVDNKDETLRPGMTATADIVTQKLNDVLLIPNAALRFKPSSGAAEGGGITSQIVPGPRRFRRGNARQVTLGVGSSQTVYVVDADGNPKPVQVVVGASDGSRTVITSGDLKPGMRVITGQLAAGQEQPAEDSSNGGGQQRDRNGQGGQPRGTGRQNGA encoded by the coding sequence ATGAGCAATGATGTGAGCAAGGACCAGGATCTGGACGATTTTCTCGGCACGCCGCCGGAAAAGCCGTGGCGCAAATGGGTGATACGCGGCGCGATCGGCGTTGCGCTGTTGATCGCCATTCTGCTTCTGGCCCGCTGCTTTTCGGGCAGTGACCAACCGAATTTCGCGACGCGGGAGGTGCGACGCGGCGACCTGACCGTCACGGTGTCGGCGACGGGCAATCTGAAACCCATCAATCAGGTCGATGTCGGTTCCGAACAGTCGGGCAAGATCACGCAGGTCTATGTCGATGTGAATGACCGGGTCACCAAAGGGCAGCGGCTTGCCGAGCTGGATACCAGACGGCTTGTCGATACGATCAACCAGAACCGGGCGCAGGTGTCGGCTTCGCAGGCCAGCGTGGCGCAGGCACAGGCGCAGGTCGCGCTGGCGAAGGCAACGCTGGACCGGCAGCTGAATGTCTTTCGCCTGTCCGGCGGGCGCGTGCCCGCCAAGACGGAGCTGGACGCGGCGCGTGCGGACTATCAGTCGGCGCTGGGCAATCTGCGGGCGCAGCAGGCGCAGGTCGATGTCGCCCGCGCGCAGCTTTCGACAGCACAAACCAATTTGTCGATCGCGCAGATCGTGTCCCCCGTGACCGGCGTCGTGCTGTCCCGCAATATCGAGCCGGGCCAGACCGTCGCGGCATCGCTCAACGCCCCTGTCCTCTTCACCATTGCTGAAGACCTGACACAGATGGAGGTTGAGGTTTCGGTGGACGAGGCAGACGTCGGTCAGGTGAAGGACGGACAGGAAGCGACCTTCGCCGTCGATGCCTTCCCCGGCCGCAGTTTCCCCGCGCGGGTGACGCGCGTCAATGTAGGCTCCAACGCGTCGAGCAGTTCCTTATCCTCCACCTCCGGCAGCAGCACGACCGCCAGCACCACCGGCACCGTCGTCGCCTACACCGCAGTGTTGGCCGTGGATAACAAGGACGAGACGCTGCGACCCGGCATGACCGCGACCGCAGATATCGTGACGCAGAAACTGAACGACGTACTGCTCATCCCCAACGCCGCCCTGCGCTTCAAGCCGAGCAGCGGCGCGGCGGAAGGCGGCGGCATCACGAGCCAGATCGTGCCCGGCCCACGGCGCTTCCGCCGTGGCAATGCGCGGCAGGTCACCCTGGGCGTCGGCAGCAGCCAGACGGTCTATGTCGTGGACGCCGACGGCAATCCCAAACCGGTGCAGGTGGTCGTCGGCGCCAGCGATGGATCACGCACGGTCATCACCAGCGGCGACCTGAAGCCCGGCATGCGCGTCATCACCGGCCAGCTTGCGGCAGGGCAGGAACAGCCAGCAGAGGACAGCTCGAACGGTGGCGGCCAGCAGCGGGACCGCAACGGCCAGGGCGGCCAACCGCGTGGCACCGGCCGCCAGAACGGCGCCTGA
- a CDS encoding ABC transporter ATP-binding protein: protein MADPIISLRGVTKVYGSGPTAFAALKGIDLDIAEGDFVAVMGPSGSGKSTTMNILGCLDVPTAGEFLFKGRHVETLDRDQRALLRRRYFGFVFQGFNLLSRTTALENVELPLLYRGEDKKTRYDSGMAALDKVGLKEWWDHTPAELSGGQQQRVAIARAIVTQPAVLLADEPTGNLDSERSIEIMELLTDLNRSSGITVLMVTHEPDMAAFARTIVHFKDGHVERTERGLAA from the coding sequence ATGGCCGATCCGATCATCTCGCTGCGCGGCGTGACGAAGGTCTATGGCTCGGGACCAACCGCGTTCGCGGCGCTGAAGGGCATTGACCTCGACATTGCGGAGGGTGACTTCGTCGCGGTCATGGGACCGTCCGGCTCCGGCAAATCGACGACGATGAACATCCTGGGCTGCCTTGATGTGCCGACCGCCGGCGAGTTCCTGTTCAAGGGCCGCCATGTGGAAACGCTGGACCGCGATCAACGCGCGCTGCTGCGGCGGCGCTATTTCGGCTTCGTGTTTCAGGGGTTCAACCTGCTGTCGCGCACCACCGCGCTGGAAAATGTCGAACTGCCCCTGCTGTATCGCGGCGAGGACAAGAAGACCCGCTACGATTCGGGCATGGCGGCGCTCGACAAGGTGGGGCTGAAGGAGTGGTGGGATCACACCCCTGCCGAACTGTCCGGCGGTCAGCAGCAGCGCGTCGCCATTGCCCGCGCAATCGTCACCCAGCCCGCGGTGCTTCTGGCCGACGAGCCGACCGGCAACCTTGATTCGGAACGGTCCATCGAGATCATGGAACTGCTGACGGACCTGAACAGGAGTAGCGGTATCACCGTGCTGATGGTCACCCACGAACCCGACATGGCGGCCTTTGCCCGGACCATCGTGCATTTCAAGGACGGGCATGTGGAGCGGACGGAGCGAGGACTGGCGGCATGA